A region of Campylobacter armoricus DNA encodes the following proteins:
- a CDS encoding MlaE family lipid ABC transporter permease subunit codes for MIKDVKNQECIFSVFGIWDKTSVGKFEKLDFPTQKNIIFDFANLDFIDTAGIRYFLALENELQQKDYKFSRINLKSEHAKLFELCQKHYKAYSYTQEHKNNLKDFFENLGKKVVISFTLLVQFLNFIGLIVYTCFKTLLNPKKLRFRAFLYHVENSAINALPIIMLTSLLVGVVLAYQAAYQLAQFGANIYIVDLMGISATRELAPLISAIVIAGRSASSYTAQIGVMKLTDEIDAMKTMGFKESEFIILPRVLALTFAMPLVVIIADILSVLGGIIVAWVSLEINMSEFMSRFKEAVELKHIIIGLVKAPIFGFLIASIACFRGFFVQKTTESIGIYTTKSVVNAIFWVIAFDAIFSVFLTKAGF; via the coding sequence ATCATCAAAGATGTTAAAAATCAAGAATGCATTTTTAGCGTCTTTGGTATATGGGATAAAACTAGCGTAGGAAAATTTGAAAAATTAGATTTTCCTACTCAAAAAAATATTATTTTTGATTTTGCAAATTTAGATTTCATAGATACTGCAGGGATTAGGTATTTTTTAGCTTTAGAAAATGAACTTCAGCAAAAAGATTATAAATTTAGCAGGATAAATCTTAAAAGCGAGCATGCTAAGCTTTTTGAACTTTGTCAAAAACATTATAAAGCTTATAGTTATACTCAAGAACATAAAAATAATTTAAAAGATTTTTTTGAAAATTTAGGCAAGAAAGTTGTAATTTCTTTTACACTTTTAGTGCAGTTTTTAAATTTCATAGGGCTTATTGTTTATACTTGTTTTAAAACACTTTTAAATCCTAAAAAACTTCGCTTTAGGGCATTTTTATACCATGTAGAAAATAGTGCTATTAATGCTTTGCCTATTATTATGCTTACTTCTTTGTTAGTAGGTGTGGTGCTTGCTTATCAAGCTGCTTATCAACTTGCACAATTTGGAGCTAATATTTATATAGTGGATTTAATGGGGATTTCTGCTACTAGAGAACTTGCGCCATTAATTAGTGCTATTGTTATTGCAGGTAGAAGTGCGAGTTCATATACAGCTCAAATTGGAGTGATGAAACTTACTGATGAAATAGATGCAATGAAAACTATGGGGTTTAAAGAAAGTGAATTTATCATTTTACCTAGAGTTTTAGCCTTGACTTTTGCTATGCCTTTAGTAGTTATAATAGCTGATATTTTGAGTGTTTTGGGTGGAATTATAGTTGCTTGGGTGAGTTTAGAAATTAATATGAGTGAATTTATGAGTCGATTTAAAGAAGCTGTGGAGTTAAAACATATCATTATAGGTCTTGTAAAAGCACCTATTTTTGGATTTTTGATAGCTTCTATTGCTTGTTTTAGAGGATTTTTCGTGCAAAAAACAACAGAAAGTATAGGTATTTATACGACAAAAAGTGTGGTAAATGCTATCTTTTGGGTGATAGCTTTTGATGCGATTTTTTCAGTATTTTTAACAAAGGCTGGATTTTGA
- the tkt gene encoding transketolase, producing the protein MDKKILQKQANTIRFLCADMIQKANSGHPGAPMGLADIMSVLSTHLVHNPKDPTWLNRDRLVFSGGHASALLYSFLHLSGYDVSLEDLKNFRQLHSKTPGHPEIFTPGVEIATGPLGQGIANAVGFAMAAKKASLLLGEDIINHKVYCLCGDGDLQEGISYEACSLAGLHKLDNLIIIYDSNNISIEGDVSIAFDENIKERFRAQNFEVLEIDGHDFEQIDLALKTAKESKKPCLIIAHTTIAKGALELEGSHHSHGAPLGEELIKKAKEALGFDPQKTFEIAEEVKIRFSGAIELGDLAQAKWQDKVNKLDLEKQALLKELLEPDFTKIEFPDFKGKDLATRDSNGMILNAIAKALPGFLGGSADLGPSNKTELKDMGDFPNGKNIHYGIREHAMAAISNAFARYGLFLPFCATFFIFSEYLKPAARIAALMKIKHFFIFTHDSIGVGEDGPTHQPIEQLSTFRAMPNSLTFRVADGVENVKAWQIALKTSMPSVFVLSRQKLSALSEPVFGDVENGAYLLEENANAKFTLLASGSEVALCLKTAKILKEKDVSVNVVSMPCYELFIKQEKAYKDRILQGKVIGVEAANSNELYRFCDELYGIESFGESGKDKDVFEHFGFSEEKLSSYVLSLCNEK; encoded by the coding sequence ATGGATAAAAAAATTCTACAAAAACAAGCAAACACTATAAGATTTTTATGTGCTGATATGATACAAAAGGCAAATAGTGGCCATCCGGGTGCTCCTATGGGTTTAGCTGATATTATGAGTGTATTAAGCACTCATTTAGTGCATAATCCAAAAGACCCAACTTGGTTAAATCGCGATAGATTAGTCTTTTCAGGGGGTCATGCTAGTGCTTTGCTTTATAGTTTTTTGCATTTAAGCGGTTATGATGTAAGTTTAGAAGATTTAAAAAATTTCCGTCAATTACACTCTAAAACCCCAGGTCATCCAGAAATTTTTACTCCAGGTGTTGAAATAGCTACAGGGCCTTTAGGACAAGGTATTGCAAATGCGGTTGGTTTTGCTATGGCTGCTAAAAAAGCAAGTTTGCTTTTGGGTGAGGATATTATCAATCATAAGGTATATTGTTTATGTGGTGATGGGGATTTGCAAGAAGGAATTTCTTATGAGGCTTGTTCTTTAGCAGGACTTCATAAGCTTGATAATTTAATCATCATTTATGATAGTAATAATATTTCTATTGAAGGTGATGTAAGCATTGCTTTTGATGAAAATATTAAAGAGCGTTTTAGAGCGCAAAATTTTGAAGTGCTTGAGATAGATGGGCATGATTTTGAACAAATTGATTTGGCGCTTAAAACAGCTAAAGAAAGCAAAAAGCCTTGTTTGATTATAGCTCATACTACGATAGCTAAAGGAGCTTTAGAGCTTGAGGGAAGTCATCATTCTCACGGAGCACCTTTGGGTGAAGAGCTTATCAAGAAAGCAAAAGAAGCTTTGGGCTTTGATCCACAAAAAACTTTTGAAATTGCTGAAGAAGTTAAAATTCGCTTTAGTGGAGCGATAGAACTTGGAGATTTAGCACAAGCTAAATGGCAAGATAAGGTAAATAAGCTTGATTTAGAAAAACAAGCTTTATTAAAAGAGCTTTTAGAGCCTGATTTTACCAAAATAGAATTTCCTGATTTTAAAGGTAAAGATTTAGCTACTAGAGATAGCAATGGTATGATTTTAAATGCTATAGCTAAGGCTTTACCAGGATTTTTAGGTGGAAGTGCGGATTTAGGTCCATCAAATAAAACAGAGCTTAAAGATATGGGTGATTTTCCAAATGGAAAAAATATCCATTATGGTATAAGAGAGCATGCAATGGCTGCTATATCAAACGCTTTTGCAAGATATGGTTTATTTTTGCCATTTTGTGCTACATTTTTTATATTTAGCGAGTATTTAAAACCTGCTGCAAGAATAGCAGCTTTGATGAAAATCAAACACTTTTTTATCTTTACTCATGATAGTATAGGTGTAGGTGAAGATGGTCCGACCCATCAACCTATAGAGCAACTTAGCACTTTTAGAGCTATGCCAAATTCATTGACATTTAGAGTAGCTGATGGAGTTGAAAATGTAAAAGCATGGCAAATAGCTTTAAAAACTTCTATGCCAAGTGTTTTTGTTTTATCACGCCAAAAACTTAGTGCTTTAAGTGAGCCAGTTTTTGGAGATGTTGAAAATGGAGCATATTTACTAGAAGAAAATGCAAATGCAAAATTCACACTTTTAGCAAGCGGTAGTGAAGTAGCATTATGCTTAAAAACAGCAAAAATTTTAAAAGAAAAAGACGTGAGTGTTAATGTAGTTTCTATGCCTTGTTATGAATTGTTTATCAAACAAGAAAAGGCTTATAAAGATAGAATTTTACAAGGTAAGGTTATAGGCGTAGAAGCTGCAAATTCAAATGAGCTTTATAGATTTTGTGATGAGCTTTATGGTATAGAGAGTTTTGGGGAAAGTGGTAAAGATAAAGATGTATTTGAGCATTTTGGATTTAGTGAAGAAAAATTAAGCTCATATGTTTTAAGTTTATGTAATGAAAAATAA
- a CDS encoding helix-turn-helix domain-containing protein, translating to MLIFPNDLKKISNNVLFTQLFSLCYYQKNSSITTNQEVLFNDYALVLILKGSKKIYSIDNQFIIDKDEIVFFSKNSFSIRDYVNDDNIYKSIILCFKESILVELIFKYKEIIFKLDSLKNNKNLFKLKTDLITKSIFESFIPCINFSHKNNENLLRLKFEELFLSLLYSEDNMEFLSFLKTILGGFKLELYKMFAYCQNDFENVASMAKFSKMDIASFSRNFKQSFGISAKEWLDNKRFEKAKFLLEFSTKNITQICTELGFNSPAWFIARYKKRYGITPKQEQKSKNLYFLSYK from the coding sequence ATGTTAATATTTCCAAATGATTTGAAAAAAATTAGTAATAATGTTTTATTTACTCAGTTATTTTCGCTTTGTTATTATCAAAAAAATTCATCAATAACTACAAATCAAGAAGTATTGTTTAATGATTATGCTTTGGTTTTGATTTTAAAAGGAAGCAAAAAAATTTATTCTATAGATAATCAATTTATTATAGATAAAGATGAAATTGTATTTTTTTCAAAAAATTCTTTTTCTATAAGAGATTATGTAAATGATGATAATATTTACAAATCCATTATTTTATGTTTTAAAGAAAGCATTTTGGTAGAATTAATTTTTAAATATAAAGAGATAATTTTTAAATTAGATTCCTTGAAAAACAATAAAAATCTTTTTAAATTAAAAACTGATTTGATTACCAAAAGCATATTTGAATCTTTTATTCCTTGTATTAATTTTTCTCATAAAAATAATGAAAACTTGTTGAGATTGAAATTTGAGGAATTATTTTTATCTTTATTGTATAGCGAAGACAATATGGAATTTTTATCATTTTTAAAAACTATTTTGGGTGGGTTTAAATTGGAGTTATATAAAATGTTTGCGTATTGTCAAAATGATTTTGAAAATGTAGCTTCTATGGCTAAATTTAGTAAAATGGATATAGCAAGTTTTAGCCGTAATTTTAAACAAAGTTTTGGAATCAGTGCTAAAGAATGGCTTGATAATAAGCGTTTTGAAAAGGCTAAATTTTTACTTGAATTTTCTACAAAAAATATCACTCAAATTTGCACCGAATTAGGATTTAATTCACCAGCGTGGTTTATAGCAAGATATAAAAAAAGATATGGTATAACTCCAAAACAAGAGCAAAAATCAAAAAACTTATATTTTTTATCTTATAAATGA
- a CDS encoding ABC transporter ATP-binding protein, which yields MIIKAKNISTYFGSKCVHEDISFEIENNEIFGILGGSGSGKSVLLRQMLMLEHFDNGEYEILGKKLKNISDEDALFLQKQWGVVFQYGALFSFFNILENISIPLVEYTKLSKNDIKEIAMMKLKMVGLDESVAKLYPSELSGGMKKRVAIARALALDSKLLFLDEPTSGLDPYSSREFDELLLSLKQSFKLCVILITHDKESMKNVLDRFLIIENKKVGFLGNINSLKIQNERLYERFMQ from the coding sequence TTGATCATAAAAGCAAAAAATATTAGCACTTATTTTGGAAGTAAATGTGTCCATGAAGATATTAGCTTTGAAATTGAAAACAATGAAATATTTGGTATTTTAGGTGGTAGCGGTAGCGGTAAATCTGTGCTTTTAAGACAAATGCTAATGCTTGAGCATTTTGACAATGGCGAGTATGAAATTTTAGGTAAAAAATTAAAAAATATTAGCGATGAAGATGCTTTGTTTTTACAAAAACAATGGGGAGTTGTTTTTCAATATGGAGCATTGTTTAGTTTTTTTAATATACTTGAAAATATCAGCATACCTTTGGTTGAATATACAAAGCTTAGTAAAAACGATATTAAAGAAATAGCGATGATGAAGCTTAAAATGGTAGGACTTGATGAGAGTGTGGCAAAGCTTTACCCTAGTGAGTTGAGTGGGGGTATGAAAAAAAGAGTGGCTATAGCTAGAGCTTTAGCACTTGATAGCAAATTGCTTTTTTTAGATGAACCAACTTCAGGTCTTGATCCTTATAGTTCAAGAGAATTTGATGAGTTGCTTTTGAGTTTAAAACAAAGTTTTAAATTATGTGTGATTTTAATTACTCATGATAAAGAAAGTATGAAAAATGTTTTAGATAGATTTTTGATAATAGAAAATAAAAAAGTTGGGTTTTTAGGAAATATTAATAGTTTAAAAATTCAAAATGAAAGATTATATGAAAGGTTTATGCAATAA
- a CDS encoding MlaD family protein — MENKANYILIGIFVSVLFFISLFFIVWYGNLKDEKSFKYYEIFMEESVAGLSVKAPVKFLGVDVGSVEHIGIDNLSDKLRVRILVKLDSNLVIKTDTYASLQIQGITGFKFIQLAGGSEEAEVLKTTNDTYPIIKSKESFFASIDKQTTNLLDLITSAKEKLENLLSEKNLKNIELTLQNSSQFFTYLNTQTPFLLENLNNTSLKISKSSNDLSLFLNHANSELTELSKSRILLNDNLDILRIVFLDFSQLLEKIKQNPSNLIYKDKKIQYAPGE, encoded by the coding sequence ATGGAAAATAAGGCAAATTACATATTAATTGGGATTTTTGTTAGTGTATTATTTTTTATTAGTTTGTTTTTTATAGTTTGGTATGGTAATTTAAAAGATGAAAAATCTTTCAAATATTATGAAATTTTTATGGAAGAATCTGTTGCTGGACTTAGTGTAAAAGCACCTGTTAAGTTTTTAGGTGTTGATGTGGGAAGTGTTGAGCATATTGGTATTGATAATTTAAGTGATAAATTAAGAGTAAGAATTTTAGTAAAACTTGATTCTAATTTAGTGATAAAAACGGATACTTATGCAAGTTTGCAAATTCAGGGTATAACAGGATTTAAATTCATTCAGCTTGCTGGAGGTAGTGAAGAAGCTGAGGTGTTAAAAACTACAAATGATACTTATCCTATTATAAAATCAAAAGAAAGTTTTTTTGCTAGTATTGATAAACAAACAACTAATCTTTTAGATTTAATCACAAGTGCAAAAGAAAAATTAGAAAATTTACTAAGTGAAAAAAACCTAAAAAATATAGAACTCACACTACAAAATTCTTCACAATTTTTTACATATTTAAACACTCAAACACCTTTTTTATTAGAAAATTTAAACAATACTTCGCTCAAGATTTCTAAAAGCTCAAATGATTTATCATTATTTTTAAACCATGCAAATTCTGAATTAACAGAGTTAAGTAAAAGTAGAATACTTTTAAATGATAATTTGGATATTTTAAGAATTGTATTTTTAGATTTTTCACAATTGCTTGAAAAAATAAAACAAAACCCATCAAATTTAATTTATAAAGATAAAAAAATTCAATATGCTCCAGGAGAATAA
- a CDS encoding zf-TFIIB domain-containing protein — protein sequence MNCPVCENTALMMSERNGVEIDYCPKCRGVWLDRGELDKIIERNATQNTQSTQQSYSHQSYSQPNYNHNNGYKHKKKESWLGELFDF from the coding sequence ATGAATTGTCCAGTTTGTGAAAATACTGCTTTAATGATGAGTGAAAGAAATGGTGTTGAGATTGATTATTGCCCAAAATGTCGTGGAGTTTGGCTTGATCGTGGCGAACTTGATAAAATTATAGAAAGAAATGCTACTCAAAATACTCAAAGCACTCAACAAAGCTATAGCCATCAAAGCTATAGCCAACCAAACTATAATCATAATAATGGCTATAAACATAAGAAAAAAGAAAGTTGGCTAGGAGAGTTGTTTGACTTTTAA
- a CDS encoding superoxide dismutase family protein, which yields MGKIILGSLLLSSFLFGANLENFDPKAQKDHLIIKMEILDKNANKNAGEVVAVQTPYGIAFYPNLEGLESGIHGFHIHENADCGATDKGLGLKAGGHWDPEKTNAHSSPWDDKGHKGDLPPLYVEKDGKAINPVLAPKIKTLDELKNHSLMIHFGGDNHSDHPAALGGGGARMACGVIK from the coding sequence ATGGGAAAAATTATATTAGGCTCATTATTGTTATCAAGTTTTTTATTTGGAGCAAATTTGGAAAATTTTGATCCAAAGGCACAAAAAGATCATTTAATCATAAAAATGGAAATTCTTGATAAAAATGCCAACAAAAATGCAGGAGAAGTAGTAGCAGTGCAAACTCCTTATGGAATAGCATTTTATCCAAATCTTGAAGGCTTAGAAAGTGGAATTCATGGTTTTCACATTCATGAAAATGCAGATTGTGGAGCAACCGATAAAGGCTTGGGTTTGAAAGCTGGAGGACATTGGGATCCTGAAAAAACAAACGCACACTCAAGCCCATGGGATGATAAAGGTCATAAAGGAGATTTACCACCACTTTATGTAGAAAAAGATGGTAAAGCAATCAACCCTGTATTAGCACCAAAAATCAAAACTCTTGATGAATTGAAAAACCATTCTTTAATGATTCACTTTGGAGGAGATAATCACAGCGATCATCCAGCAGCACTTGGTGGCGGTGGTGCTAGAATGGCTTGTGGAGTTATCAAATAA
- a CDS encoding flagellar FLiS export co-chaperone produces MRDELEILQKHLGQAGSSIDGANLKHQTQKFSEDITDANDFVGALQILDSSLKKISKLLEDKNYEDIQDKVLIASESLKIVDNCSFLGNALFDNDYNINVNSKVFIFEICNPLKILETSDYEGMKAYIEDKREEIASMLSELAVAIATYSPSQSFGRSNFDYTNDLDFTKLFK; encoded by the coding sequence ATGAGAGATGAATTAGAAATTCTACAAAAACACTTAGGACAAGCAGGTTCTAGCATAGATGGTGCCAATTTAAAACACCAAACGCAAAAATTTAGTGAAGATATTACTGATGCTAATGATTTTGTCGGTGCTTTGCAGATTTTAGATTCTTCGTTGAAAAAAATTTCAAAGCTTTTGGAAGATAAAAACTACGAAGATATTCAAGATAAAGTATTAATCGCAAGTGAGAGTTTGAAAATAGTAGATAATTGCTCGTTTTTAGGTAATGCTTTATTTGATAATGATTATAATATAAATGTGAATTCAAAGGTTTTTATTTTCGAAATTTGTAATCCTTTAAAAATTTTAGAAACTAGTGATTATGAAGGTATGAAAGCCTATATAGAAGATAAAAGAGAAGAAATAGCTTCTATGCTTTCAGAACTTGCTGTAGCCATTGCTACATATAGTCCTAGTCAAAGTTTTGGTAGATCAAATTTTGACTATACGAATGATTTAGATTTTACTAAACTTTTTAAATAA
- a CDS encoding ATP-binding protein, with translation MKKSILALSIFAFCSANALDIQEFKGFSHPESVYVDGNFVYLSNVGKELAPLNKDNDGFISKLDKNGKVIELGFIKNLNAPKGMSKIGDILYVVDIDIVYGFNVKNKKEVFKLPIKNAVFLNDIAVLNEDILLISDTGTGYIHKVFLKDKKYENFIHLDPKYGGPNGLLLDKNTLFVAGYDPSDKLGGKIISIDLDTNKIQELSQKIEQFDGIVFDKNKNILVSSWGRDLQGYIYSLKDGKETKLDLDSIKGPADMFFDGEYLWIPKMAENALIKIKL, from the coding sequence ATGAAAAAAAGTATTTTAGCGTTATCAATTTTTGCATTTTGTAGTGCAAATGCTTTGGATATTCAAGAATTTAAAGGTTTTTCTCATCCAGAGAGTGTATATGTAGATGGGAATTTTGTTTATCTATCTAATGTAGGAAAGGAATTAGCTCCATTAAATAAAGATAATGATGGGTTTATTTCAAAATTAGATAAAAATGGAAAGGTTATAGAATTAGGATTTATTAAAAATCTTAATGCTCCAAAAGGAATGTCTAAAATAGGTGATATTTTATATGTAGTGGATATTGATATAGTGTATGGCTTTAATGTAAAAAATAAAAAAGAAGTATTTAAACTTCCTATAAAAAATGCAGTTTTTTTAAATGATATTGCAGTGTTAAATGAAGATATTTTATTAATAAGTGATACAGGTACTGGATATATCCATAAGGTATTTTTAAAAGACAAAAAGTATGAAAATTTTATACATTTAGATCCAAAATATGGTGGTCCTAATGGCTTGTTGTTAGATAAAAACACTTTATTTGTGGCAGGGTATGATCCAAGTGATAAGTTAGGTGGTAAAATCATCAGCATTGATTTAGATACAAATAAAATTCAAGAATTAAGTCAAAAAATAGAGCAGTTTGATGGTATAGTATTTGATAAAAATAAAAATATCTTAGTGTCAAGTTGGGGTAGAGATTTACAAGGGTATATTTATTCTTTAAAAGATGGCAAGGAAACTAAACTTGATTTAGATTCTATAAAAGGTCCTGCAGATATGTTTTTTGATGGTGAGTATTTGTGGATTCCAAAAATGGCGGAAAATGCTTTAATAAAAATAAAATTATAA
- a CDS encoding ABC-type transport auxiliary lipoprotein family protein: MRILYFIFIALFFNACSLVSPNQTLPANKYFDITLEKNTSYKSKQTNSTIIVALPKGLTYTNEIFYKKDGIVNAYAYHFWKENPALMIKTFMEFHLQNLGIFKAVLNQDSLASSDYVLESKVDILEQNFSDEVHSKIKFGINLNLVQISTKKPLANKYFYYEKELNSNNPQLLIQKYDEIFILFADDMQKWISKNLE, from the coding sequence ATGAGAATATTATATTTTATATTTATTGCTTTGTTTTTTAATGCATGTTCTTTAGTAAGTCCTAATCAAACTTTACCCGCAAATAAATATTTTGATATAACATTAGAAAAAAATACTTCATATAAATCAAAGCAAACAAATTCTACTATAATAGTTGCTTTACCTAAAGGATTAACTTATACTAATGAAATTTTTTATAAAAAAGATGGTATTGTTAATGCTTATGCTTATCATTTTTGGAAAGAAAATCCTGCATTGATGATAAAAACTTTTATGGAATTTCATTTACAAAATTTAGGAATTTTTAAAGCAGTTTTAAATCAAGATAGTTTGGCTAGTTCTGATTATGTTTTAGAAAGTAAAGTGGATATTTTGGAACAAAATTTTAGTGATGAAGTGCATTCAAAAATAAAATTTGGTATTAATTTAAATTTAGTCCAAATAAGCACAAAAAAACCCTTAGCAAATAAGTATTTTTACTATGAAAAAGAATTAAATAGTAACAATCCTCAACTTTTAATCCAAAAATATGATGAGATATTTATTTTATTTGCTGATGATATGCAAAAATGGATAAGTAAAAATTTGGAATAA
- the ung gene encoding uracil-DNA glycosylase, which produces MEIVLEKIKINDNWKEFLKDEFLKSYFLDIKVKYIKTLNEGKTIYPPANLIFNAFNLTPLKDLKIIILGQDPYHNPNQAMGLSFSVPIGVKIPPSLLNIYKELQQDLNIPIAKHGDLSKWAKQGVLLLNSILSVEANKPASHANFGWQNFTDAVISKLSQEKEGLIFLLWGTYAKNKKNLIDTRKHYVLEAAHPSPLARNAFLGCKHFSKTNDILTFMHKDIIDWNLNS; this is translated from the coding sequence ATGGAAATTGTTTTAGAAAAAATAAAAATCAATGATAATTGGAAAGAATTTTTAAAAGATGAATTTTTAAAATCATATTTTTTAGACATAAAAGTCAAATATATCAAAACTTTAAATGAAGGCAAAACCATATACCCGCCAGCGAATTTAATTTTTAATGCTTTTAACCTTACTCCTTTAAAAGATTTAAAAATTATAATTTTAGGTCAAGATCCTTACCATAACCCAAACCAAGCTATGGGACTTAGCTTTAGTGTGCCTATAGGGGTTAAAATCCCACCATCTTTACTAAATATCTATAAAGAATTACAACAAGATTTAAATATCCCTATAGCAAAACATGGAGATCTTAGCAAATGGGCAAAACAAGGGGTTTTACTCTTAAATTCTATTTTGAGTGTGGAAGCTAACAAACCTGCCTCCCATGCAAATTTTGGATGGCAAAATTTCACAGATGCGGTCATTTCAAAACTAAGTCAAGAAAAAGAAGGTTTAATATTTTTACTTTGGGGAACTTATGCAAAAAATAAAAAAAATCTAATTGACACAAGAAAACATTATGTTTTAGAAGCAGCACATCCTTCCCCTTTAGCAAGAAATGCTTTTTTGGGTTGCAAACATTTTTCTAAAACCAACGACATTTTAACTTTTATGCATAAAGATATAATTGATTGGAATTTAAACTCATAA